In a single window of the Rhopalosiphum padi isolate XX-2018 chromosome 1, ASM2088224v1, whole genome shotgun sequence genome:
- the LOC132931905 gene encoding rho-associated protein kinase 2-like — translation MSDSCSENTDFLVSLPSDFFQVHSSDSETIEDAVTEELSISSNSFKGVIDNLVTNLDTLSHQINEIEQMETSYISNGLSSPLSASSPLKRNAERKINYSSIDSLMHEMVNTYEYNNKLLRNIGNGHAQRNVSFQEKDVRSPVKTKETDCDGLDDNKLQSLCDDLENVTPRVTTALNDYQKLDSVSKENLWLKLGKEIYRRQNIEKKVIDLEEKLTNYEKRMVEYKEVDCQKNNLLDDLAARSAMILSQVRAYSTINEKINRDLQSERKNKKEILEAMKEKIEHYKNDTAKAISRSNSYKARTENAEKKLNELLIKCQNVEEQTKQLQLTIEKKNEENERLQNDLVKLQEKNKSISEKCNRSINRCSELEKEVLVLNQEKKVLCEKTLKYDQLLDQKRRIEDIVDQMKSTEAQTAEELNAAREEIKTVKNDLKSFYQKQLDAMLAEKVSDYQRKLDGIVQITNEENKLIKLQMNNQIINYKERYEKEKAQLNSKHREELESFEVLIKDKLECISALEKRLEAEVQEKRQLVKSVMGVVKNVNIDSRSNSKLTNDIKYQRKNSNNNSNSSSKLEDDFSFFEQEHLLHQVTPTELRKHIEILLNKYPGNPLAQK, via the exons atgagCGACTCTTGTAGTGAAAATACTGATTTCTTAGTGTCATTACCGTCAGATTTCTTTCAAGTCCACTCTTCAGATAGTGAAACTATTGAAGACGCGGTCACTGAAGAGTTGTCGATCAGCTCAAATAGTTTCAAAGGCGTAATTGACAATTTAGTAACAAACTTAGATACTTTATCACATCAAATTAATGAAATTGAACAAATGGAAACTAGCTACATCAGCAATGGTCTGTCCAGCCCTCTTAGTGCTTCCTCACCTCTTAAGCGAAATGCTGAAAGGAAAATAAACTATAGTTCGATTGATTCCCTGATGCATGAAATGGTGAATACTTACGAgtacaataataagttattaagaaATATAGGTAATGGTCATGCTCAGCGTAATGTGAGTTTTCAAGAAAAAGATGTAAGATCTCCTGTTAAAACTAAAGAAACTGATTGCGATGGGTTAGATGATAACAAATTACAgag tttatgtgACGACTTGGAAAATGTAACCCCACGTGTAACTACAGCTTTAAATGATTACCAAAAATTGGATTCTGTTTCAAAAGAAAATTTGTGGTTGAAACTTGGAAAAGAAATTTATCGTAGAcaa aatatagaaaaaaaagttatagatTTAGAAGAAAAGttaacaaattatgaaaaaagaaTGGTTGAATATAAAGAAGTAGATtgccaaaaaaataatcttCTTGATGATCTTGCTGCACGGTCTGCTATGATTTTAAGTCAAGTTAGAGCATATAGTACaatcaatgaaaaaattaacAGAGATTTACAATCTGAACGCaagaataaaaaagaaattttggAAGCAATGAAGgaaaaaattgaacattataaaaatgatacagCTAAAGCTATTTCTCGAAGTAATTCTTACAAGGCTCGAACAGAAAatgctgaaaaaaaattaaatgaattattaattaaatgtcaaaatgtagaagaacaaacaaaacaattacaactaactattgaaaaaaaaaatgaagaaaatgaaAGACTTCAAAATGATTTGGTtaaattacaagaaaaaaataaaagc ataagtgAAAAATGCAATAGATCAATAAATAGGTGTAGTGAGTTAGAGAAAGAAGTATTAGTAttaaatcaagaaaaaaaagtactttgtgagaaaacattaaaatatgatcaGCTTTTAGATCAAAAGCGTAGAATTGAAGACATTGTAGATCAAATGAAAAGTACTGAG GCACAAACTGCAGAGGAACTTAATGCAGCAAGAGAAGAAATCAAAACTgtgaaaaatgatttaaaaagcTTTTATCAAAAACAGTTAGATGCTATGCTGGCAGAAAAAGTATCTGATTATCAACGTAAATTAGATGGAATTGTTCAAATTACTAATGaggaaaataaattgataaaacttCAAATGAATAaccaaataattaactataaagaaAG gtatgaAAAAGAAAAGGcacaattaaattcaaaacacaGAGAAGAGTTGGAAAGTTTTGAAGTACTTATAAAGGATAAATTAGAATGTATTTCCGCATTAGAAAAACGTTTAGAAGCTGAAGTTCAAGAAAAACGACAATTAGTCAAAAGTGTAATGGGAGtggtaaaaaatgtaaacattgatAGTCGATCAAATTCA AAATTAactaatgatattaaatatcaaagaaaaaactctaataataatagcaattcATCTTCAAAATTAGAAgatgatttttcattttttgaacaaGAACATTTATTACACCAAGTGACTCCAACAGAGTTAAGAAAACATATTGAAATT cttttaaataaatacccaGGAAATCCTTtggcacaaaaataa
- the LOC132931907 gene encoding motile sperm domain-containing protein 1-like — protein MMTECKVPVFVSPQSLTFSLEDKSSHRQIITLFNPYDFPVRFKVFSTCTKKYTVVEPEGSISASSRVDIVVRHNAPAPAFCDIRDKFRIQMQYYTTKKVIGHKDVETILVRSSDNFELPPENFKQLLRSDVSTDNFDNESEIRQNCNTNTPGPNFTTLLIAGVCICGLLLPSSEDSDILKFRISFNLKLALAFVLGMTTITILQHQ, from the exons ATGATGACCGAATGTAAAGTCCCTGTATTTGTTAGTCCCCAATCATTAACTTTCAGTTTGGAGGACAAGTCATCCCACAGACAAATAATTACACTATTTAATCCATACGACTTTCCTGTCAGATTTAAAG TTTTTAGTACTTGCACTAAAAAGTATACCGTAGTGGAACCAGAAGGTTCAATAAGTGCCAGTTCTCGAGTGGATATAGTTGTCAGGCACAATGCTCCTGCGCCAGCATTCTGCGATATCAGAGATAAATTCCGAATACaaatgcaatattatactaCCAAAAAAGTCATTGGACACAAAGATGTTGAAACTATATTAGTAAGGTCTTCCGACAATTTTGAGTTACCACctgaaaattttaaacaattactcAGAAGCGATGTATCTACAGATAACTTTGATAATGAATCTGAAATAAGACAAAACTGCAATACAA atactcCTGGACCAAATTTTACAACTCTATTAATAGCTGGTGTATGTATTTGTGGATTACTCTTACCATCATCTGAAGATTCAGACATTCTGAAATTTCGTATttctttcaatttaaaattagcgTTAGCTTTTGTTTTGG gtATGACCacgataacaatattacaaCATCAATAA
- the LOC132920009 gene encoding uncharacterized protein LOC132920009 gives MTPVGFLFICAAVCAGMAATVDPFGCVNRFEVHDDKIIRTEDSKKLGAKFIDSVEQHDRAGCLELCCRTSQCDVFVFEEKSPGTCYLFECGPSDDFKCKFTNHKNYSSALMLSRHAAELENQIKLTQIEHEHELIQLKKITAFTTSSTTVVPISNINKETEITIPQDKHSERTPRCSRYQFECKTSSECIAIYNACDGIPQCSDGSDEALELACPTTPSKQVLMKDVNYGLSQGNNYIQTLPIPNKPMDITGQQVNQPIQQYQWKNQQPIFSSNVNYNNAKVDKPSYGSNMASSQYGREGEGLKWAGQDMVHQNYGNNRIFTHVNGGILPDYNRQQNNMPIRVYKIESGMNHEFHHFNTGDKTNYQSQNNPDYFYEELRPKVMLGVDQSNIIPQLGSDYQRPIQLEVKKSEMLITEKPIVQKLIINETSTQSTTTDSHLHRKLVQPLTDDSNVREVYFESSDDGYAIMPNGAFISLVLGVIASSIMIIVIGCRLRVMRNRHRKGSKQSYAHDADFLINGMYL, from the exons ATGACACCTGTCGGTTTTCTGTTCATTTGTGCGGCGGTGTGCGCAGGGATGGCCGCCACCGTCGATCCATTTGGATGCGTGAACAGGTTCGAAGTGCACGACGATAAGATTATCCGGACGGAAGACTCGAAAAAGCTGGGCGCAAAGTTCATAGACTCGGTGGAACAGCACGACCGTGCCGGGTGCCTAGAGCTGTGCTGTCGGACGTCCCAATGTGACGTATTCGTGTTTGAAGAAaaa TCACCTGGGACATGTTACCTGTTTGAATGTGGACCATCAgatgattttaaatgtaaattcacCAATCATAAGAACTATAGCAGTGCATTAATGCTATCCAGACATGCAGCAGAATTGGAAAATCAAATTAAGCTCACGCAAATTGAACATGAGCATGAACTTATTCAACTCAA gaaAATAACTGCATTTACAACATCTTCGACAACTGTTGTACCAatctcaaatattaataaagaaacagAAATAACCATTCCGCAAGACAAACATTCTGAAA GAACACCCCGGTGTAGCAGATAtcaatttgaatgtaaaacatCCAGCGAATGTATTGCGATTTACAATGCTTGTGATGGAATACCTCAATGCAGCGATGGTAGTGATGAAGCTCTTGAACTGGCTTGTCCGACCACTCCAA GCAAACAAGTACTTATGAAAGATGTAAATTATGGATTGTCACAAGgaaataattacatacaaacATTACCAATCCCGAACAAACCAATGGATATAACGGGACAGCAAGTAAATCAACCAATTCAACAATACCAATGGAAAAATCAACAACCGATATTta GTTCTaatgtaaactataataatgcaAAAGTAGATAAACCTTCTTATGGCAGTAACATGGCGTCTTCTCAGTACGGAAGGGAAGGCGAAGGGCTCAAATGGGCAGGTCAAGATATGGTTCACCAAAATTACG ggaATAATCGAATATTCACACATGTCAATGGAGGAATTTTACCAGACTATAATCGACAACAAAATaa TATGCCGATTAgagtatataaaattgaatcgGGGATGAATCATGAATTCCATCACTTTAACAcag gcGATAAAACTAATTATCAAAGTCAAAACAATCCAGATTATTTCTACGAAGAACTGAGACCTAAGGTTATGCTTGGTGTGGATCAGTCAAATATCATCCCTCAACTA GGTTCTGATTATCAGAGGCCAATTCAATTAGAAGTTAAAAAATCTGAAAtgttaataactgaaaaaccaATAGTTCAAAAACTTATTATCAATGAAACCTCTACTCAATCAACAACAACag attcTCATTTGCATCGAAAATTAGTACAACCCCTGACAGATGACTCTAATGTTCGTGAAGTATATTTTGAAAGTAGCGATGATGGGTATGCAATAATGCCAAATGGAGCATTCATTTCTCTTGTTCTAg GTGTTATTGCATCGAGTATAATGATAATTGTGATTGGTTGTCGATTAAGAGTAATGCGTAATCGTCATCGAAAAGGAAGTAAACAATCATACGCTCATGATGCAGACTTTTTAATTAATGgcatgtatttataa
- the LOC132917757 gene encoding ras-related GTP-binding protein A: MKKKVLLMGKSGSGKTSMRSIIFANYIAKDTSRLGATIDVEHSHVRFLGNLVLNLWDCGGQEAFMENYFVSQRENIFRNVEVLIYVFDVESRDEELKRDLRYYETCLSAIYENSPSAKVFCLIHKMDLLQEDQRDKIFSDRENEIINMSKPVDCSCFKTSIWDETLYRAWSSIVYKLIPNVKELEQSLTLFADLMDGDEVLLFERATFLVISHCQRNLQRDIHRFEKVSNIIKQFKLSCSKVAAQFQSMEVRNSNFAAFIDVFTTNTYIMVIMSDPHIPSAATLLNIKNARKHFEKLERSSQTQQNNK, from the coding sequence ATGAAGAAAAAGGTGTTGTTGATGGGCAAGAGTGGTTCCGGGAAAACAAGCATGAGATCAATAATTTTTGCCAACTACATAGCCAAAGACACTAGTCGCTTGGGTGCGACTATTGATGTTGAACATTCCCATGTTAGATTTCTTGGGAACCTAGTTCTTAACTTATGGGATTGTGGAGGACAAGAAGCATTTATGGAAAACTATTTTGTCAGTCAACGAGAGAACATTTTTCGCAATGTAGAAGTACTCATTTATGTATTTGATGTGGAGAGTCGCGATGAGGAACTGAAAAGAGATTTAAGGTACTATGAGACTTGTCTTAGTGCAATTTACGAAAATTCCCCGTCTGCTAAGGTATTTTGTCTAATACATAAAATGGATTTACTGCAAGAAGATCAACGAGACAAGATATTTTCAGACcgtgaaaatgaaataattaatatgtccAAACCAGTTGATTGTTCTTGCTTCAAGACATCAATTTGGGATGAAACATTATATAGAGCTTGGTCTTCAATTGTATATAAACTGATACCTAATGTGAAAGAACTCGAGCAAAGTTTGACATTGTTTGCTGATCTAATGGATGGCGATGAAGTATTATTGTTTGAAAGGGCAACTTTCCTTGTTATTTCTCATTGTCAACGAAATCTACAACGTGATATTCATCGATTTGAAAAAGTTTCTAAcatcataaaacaatttaaacttagTTGTAGCAAAGTAGCAGCTCAATTCCAAAGCATGGAAgtaagaaattctaattttgcaGCTTTCATTGATGTATTTactacaaatacatatattatggttatcatGTCTGATCCACATATTCCTTCAGCTGCcactttattaaacataaaaaatgctcgtaaacattttgaaaaattagaacGTTCAAGCCAAACTCAACAGAACAATAAATAG
- the LOC132931906 gene encoding eukaryotic translation initiation factor 4E type 2 isoform X1, which translates to MASKFEGSKTVSEDENTTSKDMTLADKLINIPLSIPSGDHKLQHQYWFWFSRRFPGKPGNTPSYDQNLKYLARFGSVEQFWTIYSHMVRPCALQSHSEFHLFKVGIKPMWEDESNARGGKWVLRIRKGLASRCWENLILAMLGEQFMVGDEICGAVVSLRFQEDIISIWNKTSYDQGATNRIRDTLRRVLNLPPNTILEYKTHNESIKSVSSVYKM; encoded by the exons atggCTAGTAAATTTGAAGG atcgAAAACTGTGAGTGAAGACGAGAACACTACATCCAAAGATATGACGCTTGCcgacaaattaattaat ATACCATTGTCAATACCTTCTGGAGATCATAAACTCCAACATCAATATTGGTTTTGGTTTAGTCGTAGATTTCCTGGTAAGCCTGGAAACACTCCTAGTTATGACCAAAATCTTAAATATCTAGCAAGGTTTGGTTCAGTTGAACAATTTTGGACAATATATAGCCATATGGTAAGGCCGTGTGCCTTGCAATCACACAGTGAATTCCATTTATTTAAAGTTGGAATCAAACCAATGTGGGAG gatgAATCAAATGCCAGAGGTGGAAAATGGGTCTTACGAATACGTAAAGGCCTAGCATCCAGGTGCTGGGAAAATCTCATTTTAGCTATGTTAGGTGAACAGTTTATGGTGGGTGATGAGATATGTGGAGCTGTTGTTTCCTTGAGATTTCAA GAAGATATAATATCGATTTGGAACAAAACTTCATATGATCAAGGGGCTACCAACAGAATAAGAGATACATTACGCCGAGTATTAAATTTGCCACCCAATACAATTCTAGAATACAAAACACATAATGAAAGTATCAAATCGGTATCTAGTGTTTACAAGATGTAA
- the LOC132917335 gene encoding nuA4 complex subunit EAF3 homolog, whose amino-acid sequence MAADNYRFAESDSLLCYHGPMLYEAKCLKRRKANDGKAQYFIHYKGWNSKWEEWVDDNRVLTVNTANMNKMASLKEIHSNTKKSGAKRSITIVKEETIRNVVTPPIKGKKRKYSEMSSELNQIVNVPSPTESKPKKRGRPPKIITPKIEETDATKSVDTTIVTETTEVTESAESTGENKVINKATKETKEVAKEKDNVKKENNTTIEDVVKKEDLTKKVHTPKKEDITKKEDTPKKEDTPKKEDTSKKEDTPKKECTSKKEDTPKKEDTPKKEDTPKKEDTPKKEDTLKKEDTPKKEYTPKKEDTPKNENIPNIDDTPIEEDTPNTDETPKKEIVPKKVGVTKIIDEVTEEIEKSEEVLDTEKNEANKDIEVTKEVKETEEEEEEVGGEEEEEEEEEEEEEKVEEEDNDETTKTVDEEIKVPEEVEKATKELEETKVVEPCTGSKDVEEIETIKEIERSETVERTEDIEETETENMEEFESIEGSEDEDLEAEDEDLEAEEFEAEELDAYDETEEFEETDTDEEIETDEESEDDEETKAYLLKLTEAFSKLVDTEKTDDTFTVPAPVIKIIPVINIPDIIKRRIAFDHFMIVKNNKVLKFSKTITIENLVQDFMNSLPESKESTFNIGTTIIQYFNVLIHSRLLYPPEKEMDIRNMAIQFLDDNTNFGEEYHFSKMLYPQKMWHLVYGPTYLLRLFVLLPEIVSSYNYIETDIANVIEKFEDFMKFIEINFDQYFSNVEYTDNK is encoded by the exons ATGGCTGCAGATAACTACCGATTTGCAGAAA gtgaTAGTTTACTATGTTATCATGGACCAATGTTATATGAAGCGAAATGTTTAAAAAGGAGGAAGGCAAATGATGGTAAAgcacaatattttattcattacaaaGGCTGGAATAGTAAATGGGAAGAATGGGTAGACGACAATCGAGTATTGACTGTCAATACTGCCAATATGAACAAAATGGCATCATTAAAAGAAATACa ttcaaatacaaaaaaaagtggAGCAAAACGTTCTATCACTATAGTTAAAGAAGAAACAATACGGAATGTTGTAACGCCTCCAATCAAGGGAAAAAAACGGAAATATTCAGAAATGTCATCTGAATTAAATCAAATAGTAAATGTTCCATCGCCAACAGAATCAAAACCAAAGAAGCGag gcCGTCCTCCTAAAATTATTACTCCTAAAATTGAAGAAACTGATGCAACAAAATCAGTTGATACAACTATAGTAACTGAAACAACTGAAGTAACAGAATCAGCTGAATCAACTGGAGAAAATAAAGTGATTAACAAAGCAACTAAAGAAACTAAAGAAGTAGCTAAAGAAAAAGACAATgtcaaaaaagaaaacaataccACAATAGAAGATGTTGTTAAAAAAGAAGACTTGACTAAAAAAGTACACACTCCAAAAAAAGAAGACATTACTAAGAAAGAAGACACTCCTAAGAAAGAAGACACTCCTAAGAAAGAAGACACTTCTAAGAAAGAAGATACTCCTAAAAAAGAATGTACCTCTAAGAAAGAAGACACACCCAAGAAAGAAGACACTCCCAAGAAAGAAGACACTCCTAAGAAAGAAGACACTCCTAAGAAAGAAGACACTCTTAAGAAAGAAGACACTCCTAAGAAAGAATACACTCCTAAAAAAGAAGATACtcctaaaaatgaaaacattccTAACATAGATGACACTCCTATAGAAGAAGACACTCCCAACACAGATGAAACTCCAAAAAAAGAAATCGTTCCTAAAAAGGTTGgagtaactaaaataattgatgAAGTAACCGAAGAAATTGAAAAATCCGAAGAAGTTTTAGATACTGAAAAAAATGAAGCAAATAAAGATATTGAAGTTACTAAAGAAGTTAAAGAAactgaagaagaagaagaagaagtagGAGGAGAAGAAGAagaggaggaggaggaggaggaagaagaagaaaaagtaGAAGAAGAAGATAATGATGAAACTACTAAAACAGTAGATGAAGAAATTAAAGTACCTGAAGAAGTTGAAAAAGCTACTAAAGAACTTGAAGAAACTAAAGTTGTTGAACCATGTACAGGATCTAAAGATGTTGaagaaattgaaacaatcaaagaAATTGAAAGATCTGAAACAGTTGAAAGAACTGAAGACATTGAAGAAACTGAAACTGAAAATATGGAAGAATTTGAATCGATTGAAGGTTCTGAAGATGAAGATCTTGAAGCTGAAGATGAAGATCTTGAAGCTGAAGAGTTTGAAGCCGAGGAACTTGACGCATATGATGAAACTGAAGAATTTGAAGAAACTGATACAGATGAAGAGATTGAAACAGATGAAGAGTCTGAAGATGATGAAGAAACTAAAgcttatttattaaagttaactGAAGCTTTTTCAAAACTTGTAGATACTGAAAAGACAGACGATACATTTACTGTTCCAGCtccagtaataaaaataataccagtAATCAATATACCAGATATCATAAAAAGAAGAATTGCTTTTGATCATTTTATGattgtaaaaaacaataaa gtattaaaattttcaaaaacaatcaCTATCGAAAATTTGGTAcaagattttatgaattcatTGCCTGAATCTAA agaGTCAACATTCAATATTGGTACAACGATCATACAGTATTTCAATGTTCTTATACATTCACGATTATTGTATCCGCCAGAGAAAGAAATGGACATACGTAatatg gcaatacaatttttagacGACAATACAAATTTTGGTGAAGAATACCACTTTAGTAAAATGTTGTATCCTCAAAAAATGTGGCATTTGGTGTATGGACCTACATATCTACTACGATTATTTG ttttattacCTGAAATTGTATCATCCTATAATTATATTGAGACTGATATAGCTAATGTTATTGAAAAGTTTGAAGATTTTATGaa atttattGAAATCAATTTTGATCAATATTTCTCAAACGTTGAATATactgataataaataa
- the LOC132931906 gene encoding eukaryotic translation initiation factor 4E type 2 isoform X2: MTLADKLINIPLSIPSGDHKLQHQYWFWFSRRFPGKPGNTPSYDQNLKYLARFGSVEQFWTIYSHMVRPCALQSHSEFHLFKVGIKPMWEDESNARGGKWVLRIRKGLASRCWENLILAMLGEQFMVGDEICGAVVSLRFQEDIISIWNKTSYDQGATNRIRDTLRRVLNLPPNTILEYKTHNESIKSVSSVYKM, encoded by the exons ATGACGCTTGCcgacaaattaattaat ATACCATTGTCAATACCTTCTGGAGATCATAAACTCCAACATCAATATTGGTTTTGGTTTAGTCGTAGATTTCCTGGTAAGCCTGGAAACACTCCTAGTTATGACCAAAATCTTAAATATCTAGCAAGGTTTGGTTCAGTTGAACAATTTTGGACAATATATAGCCATATGGTAAGGCCGTGTGCCTTGCAATCACACAGTGAATTCCATTTATTTAAAGTTGGAATCAAACCAATGTGGGAG gatgAATCAAATGCCAGAGGTGGAAAATGGGTCTTACGAATACGTAAAGGCCTAGCATCCAGGTGCTGGGAAAATCTCATTTTAGCTATGTTAGGTGAACAGTTTATGGTGGGTGATGAGATATGTGGAGCTGTTGTTTCCTTGAGATTTCAA GAAGATATAATATCGATTTGGAACAAAACTTCATATGATCAAGGGGCTACCAACAGAATAAGAGATACATTACGCCGAGTATTAAATTTGCCACCCAATACAATTCTAGAATACAAAACACATAATGAAAGTATCAAATCGGTATCTAGTGTTTACAAGATGTAA